The Vulgatibacter sp. genome window below encodes:
- a CDS encoding phosphatidylglycerol lysyltransferase domain-containing protein, giving the protein MQNEPPAERLRARQQARVLGLLRRYGWNATSFQVLEPGLRYWFCGADAAVAYVDTGRAFVVAGAPIAPAARVGEVAARFGGFAARCRRRVRFFAVVDRFLEAAPFDAVQVGEQPAWDPGEWPRILRESRSLREQLRRARARGVVVRQLAEAEAAEGPVRAHVEALVARWLGSRHMAPMGFLVEVHPFGFASERRYFAAERDGRIVGFLAAVPIYARGGWFFEDLLRDPAAPNGTAELLVDAAMRAVAAEGSRYVTLGLAPLAGVSGWLASARRLGRRLYDFAGLASFKAKLRPQAWEPIHLAYPRGERGIVALVDALAAFSRGGLFRFGLETLLRVPTVVIEALAVALVPWTIALALTDHRWFPAPWMKWFWVAFDVGLFVGLLALAKRWRHGLATALAVLVTADAVVSWVQALVFNLPRLRGAGDAVVVAAGVLAPTLAAVLLWRARWHRRRYLPR; this is encoded by the coding sequence ATGCAGAACGAGCCGCCAGCCGAGCGCCTCCGGGCCCGCCAACAGGCGCGGGTGCTGGGGCTCTTGCGCCGCTACGGCTGGAACGCCACCTCGTTCCAGGTCCTCGAGCCGGGGCTCCGCTACTGGTTCTGCGGTGCCGACGCCGCCGTCGCCTACGTCGATACCGGCAGGGCCTTCGTGGTGGCGGGGGCGCCGATCGCGCCTGCGGCGCGGGTCGGCGAGGTGGCGGCCCGCTTCGGTGGGTTTGCCGCCCGCTGCAGGCGGCGGGTGCGCTTCTTCGCGGTGGTCGATCGCTTCCTCGAGGCGGCGCCCTTCGACGCGGTGCAGGTCGGCGAGCAGCCTGCCTGGGATCCGGGGGAGTGGCCCCGGATCCTGCGGGAGAGCCGGAGCCTGCGCGAGCAGCTGCGGCGGGCCCGGGCCAGGGGGGTGGTGGTGCGGCAGCTCGCCGAGGCCGAGGCGGCGGAGGGGCCGGTGCGCGCCCACGTCGAGGCGCTCGTCGCGCGGTGGCTCGGCAGCAGGCACATGGCGCCGATGGGCTTTCTGGTCGAGGTCCATCCCTTCGGCTTCGCCTCCGAGCGGCGCTACTTCGCCGCGGAGCGCGACGGCAGGATCGTGGGCTTCCTCGCGGCGGTGCCGATCTACGCCAGGGGCGGCTGGTTCTTCGAGGATCTGCTCCGCGATCCCGCCGCTCCCAACGGCACCGCCGAGCTCCTCGTCGACGCGGCGATGCGGGCGGTGGCGGCGGAGGGGAGCCGCTACGTCACCCTGGGCCTCGCGCCGCTCGCCGGTGTCTCCGGGTGGCTCGCCTCGGCGCGTCGCCTCGGGCGGCGGCTCTACGACTTCGCCGGCCTCGCTTCGTTCAAAGCGAAGCTCCGGCCCCAGGCGTGGGAGCCGATCCACCTCGCCTATCCGCGGGGCGAGCGGGGGATCGTGGCGCTGGTCGACGCCCTCGCCGCCTTCTCGCGGGGCGGCCTCTTCCGCTTCGGGCTGGAGACCCTGCTCCGCGTGCCCACGGTGGTGATCGAGGCGCTCGCGGTGGCGCTGGTGCCGTGGACGATCGCGTTGGCGCTCACCGACCACCGCTGGTTCCCGGCGCCGTGGATGAAGTGGTTCTGGGTCGCCTTCGACGTCGGGCTCTTCGTCGGCCTGCTCGCGCTGGCGAAGCGCTGGCGCCACGGCCTCGCCACCGCGCTGGCCGTGCTGGTCACCGCCGACGCCGTGGTGAGCTGGGTGCAGGCGCTCGTCTTCAACCTGCCCAGGCTGCGGGGCGCAGGCGATGCGGTGGTGGTGGCCGCCGGCGTGCTCGCCCCGACGCTCGCTGCGGTGCTCCTCTGGCGGGCGCGCTGGCACCGGCGCCGCTATCTGCCGCGCTGA
- a CDS encoding NAD(P)/FAD-dependent oxidoreductase, whose amino-acid sequence MDNNEIVIVGAGVSGLACASALRDAGREAVILERALRVGGRCATRHVDGQPVDHGACFLHGSDPDFVALLESLPGTYGGWPRRIVGSGPPCQPRAYTDGETRVVPSEGVAALPRRLAEGLEVRFDSKVRAIALGDDHVGLEVAGRTTAPRTLRARTVVFALAFDQVWKLLKALPPAAPIDPLRRLALRVGTDPSLTVLAGYPLEGTAVDFEALHPSETGPIQSIFVDSSKRVGPAMRVLVIQSNPAFARTRLHTDPHAWSEELLAAAAAQVGPWVARPRWKQAHRWCYARAVPGTEQAEPTLLTLPGGARIGICGENFAPMGGVEAAFLSGRRLAALLG is encoded by the coding sequence GTGGACAACAACGAGATCGTGATCGTCGGCGCCGGTGTCTCCGGCCTCGCCTGCGCCAGCGCCCTGCGCGACGCAGGACGCGAGGCCGTGATCCTCGAACGTGCGCTGCGGGTGGGCGGCCGCTGCGCCACCCGCCACGTCGACGGGCAACCCGTGGACCACGGCGCCTGCTTCCTCCACGGCAGCGATCCCGACTTCGTCGCGCTGCTCGAGTCGCTGCCGGGCACGTACGGCGGCTGGCCCCGCCGGATCGTCGGCAGCGGTCCGCCGTGCCAGCCGCGGGCCTACACCGACGGCGAGACGCGCGTCGTCCCGAGCGAGGGCGTCGCCGCCCTGCCCCGGCGCCTTGCCGAAGGGCTCGAGGTCCGCTTCGACAGCAAGGTGCGCGCGATCGCCCTGGGCGACGACCACGTCGGGCTCGAGGTGGCGGGCCGGACCACCGCCCCACGCACCTTGCGCGCCCGCACCGTCGTCTTCGCCCTCGCCTTCGATCAGGTGTGGAAGCTGCTGAAGGCCCTGCCACCGGCAGCGCCGATCGATCCCCTGCGCCGCCTCGCGCTGCGGGTGGGCACCGATCCCTCGCTCACCGTCCTCGCCGGTTATCCGCTCGAGGGAACGGCGGTCGACTTCGAGGCGCTGCACCCCAGCGAGACGGGGCCGATCCAGTCGATCTTCGTCGACTCGAGCAAACGCGTGGGCCCCGCGATGCGGGTGCTGGTGATCCAGTCGAACCCCGCCTTCGCCCGCACCAGGCTCCACACGGATCCGCACGCCTGGTCGGAGGAGCTCCTCGCCGCAGCGGCGGCGCAGGTCGGCCCGTGGGTGGCGCGGCCCCGGTGGAAGCAGGCCCACCGCTGGTGTTACGCCCGCGCGGTCCCCGGCACCGAGCAGGCCGAGCCCACGCTCCTCACCCTCCCCGGCGGCGCCCGCATCGGCATCTGCGGCGAGAATTTCGCGCCGATGGGCGGCGTCGAGGCAGCCTTCCTCTCCGGCCGCCGCCTCGCCGCATTGCTTGGGTGA
- a CDS encoding SDR family NAD(P)-dependent oxidoreductase, whose amino-acid sequence MAGTLDGQVALVTGASRGIGRACAEALGAAGAAVAVCARDLPACGEVVAAIHAAGGRAQAFRLDVADPASVQACVGAVTSELGAVDIVVNNAGISLSAPMHRTSLDDLRRVMDVNLTGAFAVTQAVLGGMLERKRGRVINIASTAGRTGFRYTTAYCASKHALVGLTRALAHEVAGKGITANAVCPGWTETDMLDASAKKISEVTGRSYDEAVDSLARMNPIGRLIRPEEIARMVVFLAEPAASGITGQLFNVDGGEVIA is encoded by the coding sequence GTGGCAGGTACGCTCGACGGGCAGGTGGCATTGGTCACCGGCGCCAGCAGGGGCATCGGCAGGGCGTGCGCGGAGGCGCTCGGCGCCGCAGGCGCTGCGGTGGCGGTCTGCGCCAGGGATCTTCCCGCATGTGGCGAGGTGGTCGCGGCCATCCACGCCGCAGGGGGAAGGGCGCAGGCCTTCCGGCTCGACGTGGCGGATCCCGCCTCGGTGCAGGCCTGCGTGGGCGCGGTGACCTCCGAACTCGGCGCCGTCGACATCGTCGTCAACAACGCCGGCATCTCCTTGAGCGCGCCGATGCACCGCACCTCGCTCGACGATCTGCGGCGGGTGATGGACGTGAACCTGACCGGCGCCTTCGCCGTCACCCAGGCGGTGCTCGGCGGGATGCTCGAGCGCAAGCGCGGCCGGGTGATCAACATCGCCTCCACCGCGGGGCGCACCGGCTTCCGCTACACGACGGCCTATTGCGCGAGCAAACACGCGCTGGTCGGCCTCACCCGCGCGCTGGCCCACGAAGTGGCGGGGAAGGGGATCACGGCCAACGCCGTCTGCCCGGGCTGGACGGAGACCGACATGCTCGACGCCTCGGCGAAGAAGATCTCCGAGGTGACCGGGCGCTCCTACGACGAGGCGGTCGATTCGCTGGCGCGGATGAACCCGATCGGCAGGCTGATCCGTCCCGAGGAGATCGCGCGGATGGTGGTCTTCCTCGCCGAGCCTGCTGCTTCCGGGATCACGGGCCAGCTCTTCAACGTCGACGGCGGCGAGGTGATCGCGTGA
- a CDS encoding enoyl-CoA hydratase family protein produces MSILFMETVPMQQARPAPKSFRYDERDDGVAVITLDRPDKLNALTFEVYAELRDLFAALSFREPVRAVVITGSGRAFCSGGDVNSIIGELFARDTRGLLEFTQMTCDLVRNMRRLKKPVVAALNGTTAGAGAAIALASDLRIAAAGTKIAFLFAKVGLAGADMGAAHLLPRYVGLAKATELLMFGDAVVAEDALAMGLHNAVVPVDEVLPTAIAWASRLAAGPTFALGVTKELLDEEQDGSLFSALDNEARAQAMCMQTSDFREAYDAFVEKRPARFTGR; encoded by the coding sequence ATGAGCATTCTTTTCATGGAGACGGTTCCGATGCAGCAGGCGAGGCCCGCACCGAAGAGCTTCCGTTACGACGAGCGCGACGACGGGGTCGCGGTGATCACCCTCGACCGGCCCGACAAGCTCAACGCGCTCACCTTCGAGGTCTACGCGGAGCTGCGGGATCTCTTCGCCGCGCTCAGCTTCCGGGAGCCGGTGCGGGCGGTGGTGATCACCGGCAGCGGCAGGGCGTTCTGCTCCGGTGGCGACGTGAACTCGATCATCGGCGAGCTCTTCGCCCGCGACACGCGGGGGCTGCTCGAGTTCACACAGATGACGTGCGACCTGGTGCGCAACATGCGGCGGCTGAAGAAGCCGGTGGTCGCCGCTTTGAACGGGACAACCGCCGGTGCAGGGGCGGCGATCGCGCTGGCCTCCGATCTCCGGATCGCGGCGGCGGGCACGAAGATCGCCTTCCTCTTCGCGAAGGTGGGCCTCGCCGGCGCCGACATGGGCGCCGCGCACCTGCTGCCGCGCTACGTCGGCCTGGCGAAGGCCACCGAGCTGTTGATGTTCGGCGACGCGGTGGTCGCCGAGGACGCGCTGGCGATGGGGCTGCACAACGCGGTGGTACCCGTGGATGAGGTGCTGCCCACGGCGATCGCCTGGGCTTCGCGGCTCGCTGCCGGGCCGACCTTCGCGCTGGGCGTCACCAAGGAGCTGCTCGACGAGGAGCAGGACGGCTCGCTCTTCTCCGCCCTCGACAACGAGGCCCGGGCGCAGGCGATGTGCATGCAGACCAGCGATTTCCGCGAGGCCTACGACGCCTTCGTGGAGAAGCGGCCGGCCCGCTTCACCGGGAGGTAG
- a CDS encoding ABC transporter ATP-binding protein, with translation MRSPIPFRRLLALARPERRTLLVGTLCLFVGSAAGLAWPQLVRVLIDDALAGGDGSGLDRAALIMAALFLVQGAAVALRYVLFTTAGERIVARLRTDLFARLLDQEIAFFDLRRTGELTSRLASDTTVLQNTVSANLSMLLRNGAGVVGGLVLLFATSPLLTGLMLAVVPPVALGAVVYGKRVRKLSREVQDALAKASEVAEESLSGVRTVRSFTAEEKEVARYGAAVEASFDVARRRAKVAGLFFGGASFAAYAAAAAVLWYGGRLVLGGTMTVGELTSFLMYSLLVAFSLGALGELFTDFMRASGASERIFELIDRAPAIPPRGGLAPVAVEGEVRLDHVSFTYPSRPDVPVLQGIDIAIRPGERVALVGPSGAGKSTIAALLGRLYDPGEGVVRIDGIDVRQLDPAWLRRQIGVVAQEPLLFSTTIAENVRYGRPEATDAQVRAAVQAANAATFVEGFPDGYDTEVGERGVQLSGGQKQRIAIARAMLKDPKLLILDEATSALDAESEHLVKEALDRLLEGRTTLIIAHRLSTVRDADRVLVLEGGRVVESGTHAELLEADGLYKRLVERQFAAA, from the coding sequence ATGCGCAGCCCCATCCCCTTCCGCCGCCTCCTCGCCCTCGCCCGTCCCGAGCGGCGGACCCTGCTCGTCGGCACCTTGTGCCTCTTCGTCGGCTCCGCTGCGGGGCTCGCCTGGCCCCAGCTGGTCCGGGTGCTGATCGACGACGCCCTCGCCGGCGGCGACGGCAGCGGCCTCGACAGGGCCGCGCTGATCATGGCGGCGCTCTTCCTCGTGCAGGGCGCGGCGGTGGCGCTGCGCTACGTGCTCTTCACCACCGCCGGCGAGCGGATCGTGGCGCGGCTCCGCACCGATCTCTTCGCGCGGCTGCTGGATCAGGAGATCGCCTTCTTCGATCTCCGGCGCACCGGCGAGCTCACCTCGCGCCTCGCCTCGGACACCACCGTGCTCCAGAACACCGTGAGCGCGAACCTCTCCATGCTCCTGCGCAACGGCGCCGGTGTGGTGGGCGGCCTCGTCCTCCTCTTCGCCACCTCGCCGCTGCTCACCGGGCTGATGCTGGCGGTGGTGCCGCCGGTGGCCCTCGGCGCCGTGGTCTACGGCAAGCGGGTGCGCAAGCTCTCGCGCGAGGTGCAGGACGCGCTGGCGAAGGCGAGCGAAGTCGCCGAGGAGAGCCTCTCCGGCGTGCGCACCGTGCGCTCCTTCACCGCGGAGGAGAAGGAGGTGGCCCGCTACGGCGCAGCGGTGGAGGCCTCCTTCGACGTGGCCCGGCGCCGGGCGAAGGTGGCGGGGCTCTTCTTCGGCGGCGCGTCGTTCGCCGCCTACGCAGCAGCGGCGGCGGTGCTCTGGTACGGCGGCCGCCTCGTGCTCGGCGGCACGATGACGGTGGGCGAGCTCACCTCCTTCCTCATGTACTCGCTGCTGGTGGCCTTCTCGCTGGGAGCCCTCGGCGAGCTCTTCACCGACTTCATGCGGGCCTCCGGCGCCAGCGAGCGCATCTTCGAGCTCATCGACCGCGCGCCGGCGATCCCGCCCCGCGGCGGCCTCGCGCCGGTGGCGGTCGAGGGCGAGGTCCGCCTCGATCACGTCTCCTTCACCTACCCCTCGCGGCCGGACGTGCCGGTGCTGCAGGGGATCGATATCGCCATCCGCCCCGGCGAGCGGGTGGCGCTGGTGGGTCCCTCCGGCGCGGGAAAGAGCACCATCGCCGCGCTCCTCGGCCGCCTCTACGATCCGGGCGAGGGCGTGGTCCGCATCGACGGCATCGACGTGCGCCAGCTCGATCCCGCCTGGCTCCGCCGGCAGATCGGCGTGGTGGCGCAGGAGCCGCTCCTCTTCTCCACCACCATCGCGGAGAACGTGCGCTACGGCAGGCCGGAGGCCACCGACGCGCAGGTGCGCGCAGCGGTGCAGGCAGCCAACGCCGCCACCTTCGTCGAGGGTTTCCCCGACGGCTACGACACCGAGGTGGGCGAGCGGGGCGTGCAGCTCTCCGGCGGCCAGAAGCAGCGGATCGCCATCGCCCGCGCCATGCTCAAGGATCCGAAGCTGCTCATCCTCGACGAGGCCACCAGCGCCCTCGACGCCGAGAGCGAGCACCTGGTGAAGGAGGCCCTCGACCGGCTCCTCGAAGGACGCACCACGCTCATCATCGCCCACCGGCTCTCCACGGTGCGCGACGCCGATCGCGTGCTCGTGCTCGAGGGCGGCCGCGTGGTGGAGTCGGGCACCCACGCCGAACTCCTCGAGGCGGACGGCCTCTACAAGCGGCTGGTGGAGCGGCAGTTCGCGGCAGCCTGA
- a CDS encoding RidA family protein, with translation MSLLQVIQPEGWKRPKGYSNGVIAEGRMLFVGGQIGWDADEAFHSDDFGAQWDQALSNVLAVVRAAGGGPEHIVRMTIYVVDKHEYLGSIAEVGASWRRWMGRSYPAMALVQVAALVEDRARVEIEATAVLPHVSRDLSGGGSG, from the coding sequence GTGAGCCTGCTCCAGGTGATCCAGCCCGAGGGGTGGAAGCGGCCGAAGGGGTACAGCAACGGCGTCATCGCCGAGGGGCGGATGCTCTTCGTCGGTGGGCAGATCGGCTGGGATGCGGACGAGGCCTTCCACTCCGACGACTTCGGCGCGCAGTGGGACCAGGCGCTCTCCAACGTGCTCGCGGTGGTTCGGGCCGCAGGCGGCGGGCCGGAGCACATCGTGCGAATGACCATCTACGTCGTCGACAAGCACGAATACCTGGGCTCGATCGCCGAGGTCGGTGCTTCGTGGCGCCGGTGGATGGGCAGGAGCTACCCCGCGATGGCGCTGGTGCAGGTCGCCGCGCTGGTGGAGGATCGCGCCCGCGTGGAGATCGAAGCGACGGCGGTTCTGCCGCACGTCTCGCGCGACCTCTCGGGCGGCGGCAGCGGATGA
- a CDS encoding acyl-CoA dehydrogenase family protein has translation MFLEERHVALGRAVRAFGDEVLAPIEHREDGVDDLARSILRKLGEAGFTRHAVPAAWGGVSESLDVRSLCAIREALAWRMGLADFCFAMQGLGSYPIVLAGSEEQKRRLLPGVASGELAAAFALTEPDAGSDAAALSCSARRVGDEWVVNGRKRFISNAPIFGVMSLFARTGEGNRGVSAFVVEPGTPGVRVEAQEPISPHPIGEVIFEDARLPSSALLGAEGTGFKVALGTLDVFRTTVGAAALGMAQRAQDEAVAHVKGRKQFGAPLAELQGVQFLLADNEVELEAARLLVHRAAWVKDGGAARVTREAAVAKLVATENAQKVIDRSLQLHGGLGVMRGTPVERLYREIRALRIYEGATEVQKLVIARERLKEA, from the coding sequence TTGTTCCTCGAAGAACGGCATGTGGCGCTGGGCCGTGCGGTCCGCGCCTTCGGCGACGAGGTGCTGGCGCCGATCGAGCACCGGGAAGACGGCGTCGACGATCTGGCGCGCTCGATTCTGCGCAAGCTGGGCGAGGCGGGCTTCACCCGGCACGCGGTGCCTGCTGCGTGGGGCGGGGTGAGCGAGTCGCTCGACGTCCGTTCGCTCTGTGCGATCCGCGAGGCGCTGGCGTGGCGGATGGGGCTCGCCGACTTCTGCTTCGCGATGCAGGGCCTGGGCAGCTACCCGATCGTGCTGGCAGGCAGCGAGGAGCAGAAGCGGCGGTTGCTGCCTGGCGTCGCGTCGGGTGAGCTCGCCGCCGCCTTCGCCCTCACCGAGCCCGATGCGGGCTCCGACGCTGCGGCGCTCTCGTGTTCCGCACGCCGTGTCGGCGACGAGTGGGTGGTGAACGGCAGGAAGCGCTTCATCTCCAACGCGCCGATCTTCGGGGTGATGAGCCTCTTTGCTCGCACCGGCGAGGGGAACCGGGGCGTCTCGGCCTTCGTGGTCGAGCCGGGGACGCCGGGGGTGCGGGTGGAGGCGCAGGAGCCGATCTCGCCCCATCCGATCGGCGAGGTGATCTTCGAGGACGCGCGGCTGCCTTCGTCGGCGTTGCTCGGCGCCGAGGGGACGGGGTTCAAGGTGGCGCTCGGGACGCTGGACGTCTTCCGCACCACGGTGGGCGCCGCTGCACTCGGGATGGCGCAGCGGGCGCAGGACGAGGCGGTGGCCCACGTGAAGGGGCGTAAACAATTCGGCGCACCGCTGGCGGAGCTGCAGGGCGTGCAATTCCTGCTGGCCGACAACGAGGTGGAGCTCGAGGCGGCGCGGCTGCTGGTGCACCGGGCGGCGTGGGTGAAGGACGGCGGCGCGGCCCGGGTGACGCGGGAGGCGGCGGTGGCCAAGCTGGTGGCCACGGAGAACGCGCAGAAGGTGATCGACCGGAGCCTGCAGCTGCACGGTGGTCTCGGGGTGATGCGGGGCACGCCGGTGGAGCGGCTCTACCGGGAGATCCGGGCGCTGCGGATCTACGAGGGCGCGACCGAGGTGCAGAAGCTGGTGATCGCGCGGGAGCGGCTCAAGGAGGCGTAG
- a CDS encoding M2 family metallopeptidase: MIRNLLQKLPAVAASLALLAPGAALAGETSKTTVASKAKPTAAEAKAFATRVNDELKAHWIRSSTAEWIKSTYITDDTERNAALANEALMEYLSRTIRESRRFDGVEADPETRRMLSLLRLASSLPAPSDEKKRAELAGIAAKLEGMYGKGKWCGEDGKQKCRDLGELSETLAQSRDYDQLLDAWTGWRSISREMRPLYQRQVELANEGAREVGFSDLGELWRAGYDMSPAAFEAETERLWQQVKPLYEDLHCYVRGKLAESYGEKRIPEDGAIPAHVLGNMWAQEWTNVYPLVEPYKGQPSLDVDSALKKQKYDATRMVKLGESFFTSLGLDPLPASFYERSQFVKPRDRDVVCHASAWDVTLSNDLRIKMCIKQTEEDLVTIHHELGHNYYFMYYWQKPVLFQNGAHDGFHEAIGDAIALSITPGYLKQVGLLSETPKDDKGLINFQMKMALSKIAFLPFGKLIDQWRWDVFSGKVKPADYNAHWWKLREQYQGVKAPVARSEKDFDPGAKFHIPGNTPYTRYFLAHVLQFQMHKAMCDAAGFEGDLSKCSIYGSKEAGKKLQAMLAMGSSKPWPDALEALTGSRQMDATAMLAYFAPLRTWLKEQNAGQKCGW, encoded by the coding sequence ATGATTCGCAACCTCCTGCAGAAGCTGCCCGCCGTCGCAGCCAGCCTGGCGCTCCTCGCACCGGGCGCGGCCCTCGCCGGCGAGACCTCGAAGACCACCGTCGCCTCGAAGGCGAAGCCCACCGCCGCCGAGGCGAAGGCCTTCGCCACCCGGGTGAACGACGAGCTCAAGGCCCATTGGATCCGCTCCTCCACCGCCGAGTGGATCAAGAGCACGTACATCACCGACGACACCGAGCGGAACGCCGCCCTCGCGAACGAAGCGCTGATGGAGTACCTGTCGCGCACCATCCGCGAGAGCCGCCGCTTCGACGGCGTCGAGGCCGATCCAGAGACCAGGCGCATGCTCTCGCTGCTGCGGCTGGCGAGCTCGCTGCCCGCCCCCAGCGACGAGAAGAAGCGCGCGGAGCTCGCGGGCATCGCCGCGAAGCTCGAGGGCATGTACGGCAAGGGCAAGTGGTGCGGCGAGGACGGCAAGCAGAAGTGCCGCGATCTCGGTGAGCTCTCCGAGACCCTGGCCCAGAGCCGCGACTACGACCAGCTCCTCGACGCGTGGACCGGCTGGCGCTCCATCTCCCGCGAGATGCGCCCGCTTTACCAGCGGCAGGTCGAGCTCGCCAACGAGGGCGCGCGCGAGGTGGGCTTCTCCGATCTCGGCGAGCTCTGGCGCGCCGGATACGACATGAGCCCCGCCGCTTTCGAGGCGGAGACCGAGCGCCTCTGGCAGCAGGTGAAGCCGCTCTACGAGGACCTCCACTGCTACGTCCGTGGCAAGCTCGCCGAGAGCTACGGCGAGAAGCGGATCCCGGAAGACGGCGCCATCCCGGCCCACGTGCTCGGCAATATGTGGGCGCAGGAGTGGACCAACGTCTACCCGCTGGTGGAGCCGTACAAGGGCCAGCCCTCGCTCGACGTCGACAGCGCGCTCAAGAAGCAGAAGTACGACGCGACGCGGATGGTGAAGCTCGGCGAGAGCTTCTTCACCTCGCTCGGCCTCGATCCGCTGCCGGCCTCGTTCTACGAGCGCTCGCAGTTCGTGAAGCCCCGGGACCGCGACGTGGTCTGCCACGCCAGCGCGTGGGACGTGACCCTCTCCAACGATCTGCGCATCAAGATGTGCATCAAGCAGACCGAGGAGGATCTGGTCACGATCCACCACGAGCTCGGGCACAACTACTACTTCATGTACTACTGGCAGAAGCCGGTGCTCTTCCAGAACGGGGCACACGACGGCTTCCACGAGGCGATCGGCGACGCCATCGCCCTCTCGATCACGCCGGGCTACCTGAAGCAGGTGGGCCTGCTCTCCGAGACGCCGAAGGACGACAAGGGGCTCATCAATTTCCAGATGAAGATGGCGCTCTCCAAGATCGCCTTCCTGCCCTTCGGCAAGCTCATCGACCAGTGGCGCTGGGACGTCTTCAGCGGCAAGGTGAAGCCCGCCGACTACAACGCCCATTGGTGGAAGCTGCGCGAGCAGTACCAGGGCGTGAAGGCGCCGGTGGCACGGAGCGAGAAGGATTTCGATCCGGGCGCGAAGTTCCACATCCCCGGCAACACGCCCTACACCCGCTACTTCCTCGCCCACGTGCTGCAGTTCCAGATGCACAAGGCGATGTGCGACGCAGCGGGCTTCGAGGGCGACCTGTCGAAGTGCTCGATCTACGGCAGCAAGGAGGCCGGAAAGAAGCTGCAGGCGATGCTGGCGATGGGCTCGAGCAAGCCCTGGCCGGACGCCCTCGAGGCGCTCACCGGCAGCAGGCAGATGGATGCCACCGCGATGCTCGCGTACTTCGCGCCGCTGCGCACGTGGCTGAAGGAGCAGAACGCCGGCCAGAAGTGCGGCTGGTAG
- a CDS encoding isochorismatase family protein codes for MRRAMVIVGVQNDFCPGGAAAVAHGDEVAGPLSFLANTVDHAGGLVVAVREWHSDRSGYFTGQGGDLRPFCVAGTQGAAFHRDLHLSRRARFVFRNGDPREVGPSAFRAVDRHGASLAELLANEHVGHLFLGGIATEREIQATALDALRRGLEVSVVQDGIAPLDVRAGLETLTRVRLAGAEVVSSGQAIMALYSAGEARF; via the coding sequence ATGCGCAGAGCGATGGTGATCGTCGGGGTCCAGAACGACTTCTGCCCGGGGGGCGCCGCAGCGGTGGCCCACGGGGACGAAGTCGCGGGCCCCCTCTCGTTTCTCGCCAACACGGTGGATCACGCTGGCGGCCTGGTGGTCGCCGTTCGCGAATGGCACAGCGATCGCAGCGGCTACTTCACCGGGCAGGGCGGCGATCTCCGGCCCTTCTGCGTCGCGGGCACGCAGGGCGCCGCCTTCCACCGCGATCTCCACCTCTCGCGGCGGGCGCGCTTCGTCTTCCGCAACGGCGATCCCCGGGAGGTGGGCCCGTCGGCGTTCCGCGCGGTGGATCGCCACGGCGCCTCCCTCGCCGAGCTCCTGGCGAACGAGCACGTCGGCCACCTCTTCCTCGGCGGGATCGCCACCGAGCGGGAGATCCAGGCCACCGCCCTGGACGCGCTGCGCCGCGGCCTCGAGGTCTCGGTTGTGCAGGACGGGATCGCGCCCCTCGACGTGCGGGCGGGGCTCGAGACCCTGACCCGTGTTCGCCTCGCCGGCGCCGAGGTGGTCTCCTCGGGCCAGGCGATCATGGCGCTCTACAGCGCGGGCGAGGCCCGCTTCTGA